The following proteins come from a genomic window of Pyxidicoccus sp. MSG2:
- a CDS encoding PAS domain-containing sensor histidine kinase produces MAGANDELSAWLDAAVDPFVACDAGEHVCFLNSAAERLLGWKREELQGQPTSRLFPQRLHQYGGKSLLRYLLSRRNALGGRAIRVLARRKDGVEVLVELTVGSSGRGAAERIVINFRRLHEVIDTVSEPMEQTLQTDAGPLPEGGNGDALYRVVVENAPLGIFHFDKTPVITACNERFVRIIGSPKRILVGLNLLSIRDEHIMHCVRKTLSGHGSDYEGIYRSVTANKSTPVHIRFAPCFDETGHVEGGVGIVEDISERRRTENERDESLAQLGTLFRTAPIGLGFLDLELRYVRVNDVLAAINGVPPEAHTGRRPREVLGPIGLEVEKMMRNVLETGEPMEKRETTTMDLGVPGEARYLEGSFYPVRATDGRVLGLGIMIEDITDRRLADEERGRLYREAQEAIRVRDDFLSIASHELKTPLTPLSLRLATLERKMERGEHVDPSTLRHARQHLLRITGLINDLLDASRIEAGRLALHPEATRLDALVEHVLQAMEVHRGSHSVHFERPPEPVLVRADPYRLEQVISNLVENAFKYSPDGGAIRVDLHTRGELALLSVKDPGIGIPPDQQKLLFDRYFRARNVSSRSYGGLGLGLYISRDIVERHGGRIWVESEVGQGSTFHVALPRLTGTSAQPPVEQPERHVH; encoded by the coding sequence ATGGCCGGAGCCAACGATGAGCTCAGCGCCTGGCTGGACGCCGCCGTGGACCCGTTCGTGGCCTGCGACGCTGGCGAGCACGTGTGCTTCCTCAACAGCGCCGCCGAGCGACTGCTCGGCTGGAAGCGCGAGGAGCTCCAGGGCCAGCCCACCTCGCGCCTCTTCCCCCAGCGCCTGCACCAGTATGGTGGCAAGAGCCTGCTGCGCTACCTGCTGTCCCGCCGCAACGCGCTCGGCGGCCGTGCCATCCGCGTGCTCGCCCGCCGCAAGGACGGCGTGGAAGTCCTCGTGGAGCTGACCGTGGGCTCCAGCGGCCGGGGCGCCGCCGAGCGCATCGTCATCAACTTCCGCCGCCTGCACGAGGTCATCGACACCGTCAGCGAGCCCATGGAGCAGACCCTCCAGACGGACGCGGGCCCCCTCCCCGAGGGAGGCAACGGCGATGCCCTCTACCGCGTCGTGGTGGAGAACGCCCCGCTGGGCATCTTCCACTTCGACAAGACCCCGGTCATCACCGCCTGCAACGAGCGCTTCGTGCGCATCATCGGCTCACCCAAGCGCATCCTCGTGGGCCTCAACCTGCTCTCCATCCGCGACGAGCACATCATGCACTGCGTGCGCAAGACGCTCTCCGGACACGGCTCCGACTACGAAGGTATCTACCGCTCCGTCACCGCCAACAAGTCGACGCCCGTCCACATCCGCTTCGCCCCCTGCTTCGACGAGACGGGCCACGTCGAGGGCGGCGTGGGCATCGTCGAGGACATCAGCGAGCGGCGCCGCACCGAGAACGAGCGCGACGAGAGTCTCGCCCAGCTCGGAACCCTCTTCCGCACCGCGCCCATCGGCCTGGGCTTCCTGGACCTGGAACTGCGCTACGTGCGCGTCAACGACGTGCTCGCCGCCATCAACGGCGTCCCGCCCGAGGCCCACACGGGCCGCCGCCCCCGCGAGGTGCTCGGCCCCATCGGCCTCGAGGTGGAGAAGATGATGCGGAACGTGCTGGAGACGGGCGAGCCCATGGAGAAGCGGGAGACCACCACCATGGACCTCGGGGTGCCGGGCGAGGCCCGCTACCTGGAGGGGAGCTTCTACCCGGTGCGCGCCACGGACGGCCGCGTGCTGGGGCTGGGCATCATGATTGAGGACATCACCGACCGCAGGCTCGCCGACGAGGAGCGCGGCCGCCTGTACCGCGAGGCGCAGGAGGCCATCCGCGTGCGCGATGACTTCCTCTCCATCGCCTCGCACGAGCTGAAGACGCCCCTCACCCCGCTCAGCCTCCGGCTGGCCACGCTCGAGCGGAAGATGGAGCGCGGCGAGCATGTGGACCCGTCCACCCTGCGCCACGCCCGCCAGCACCTGTTGCGCATCACCGGCCTCATCAACGACCTGCTGGACGCGTCGCGAATCGAGGCGGGCCGGCTCGCGCTGCACCCGGAGGCCACGCGGCTGGATGCCCTGGTGGAGCACGTCCTCCAGGCCATGGAGGTCCACCGCGGCAGCCACTCCGTCCACTTCGAGCGGCCACCCGAGCCCGTGCTCGTGCGGGCGGACCCGTACCGGCTGGAGCAGGTCATCTCCAACCTGGTGGAGAACGCCTTCAAGTACAGCCCCGACGGCGGGGCCATCCGTGTGGACCTGCACACGCGCGGCGAACTGGCACTGCTGTCGGTAAAGGACCCGGGCATCGGCATTCCTCCGGACCAGCAGAAGCTGCTCTTCGACCGCTACTTCCGCGCGCGCAACGTCTCGTCCCGCTCGTACGGTGGGCTGGGGCTCGGGCTCTACATCAGCCGTGACATCGTCGAGCGCCACGGCGGCCGCATCTGGGTGGAGAGCGAGGTGGGCCAGGGCTCCACCTTCCACGTCGCCCTGCCCCGCCTGACGGGCACCAGCGCGCAGCCGCCCGTGGAGCAACCGGAGCGGCACGTCCACTGA
- a CDS encoding DUF3616 domain-containing protein: MEQPQLLGRLLLKFDHGDAAVPEDLSAAARAPDGSVWVASDEHGVLHRLSPEEPRVFSHQQRHDVAGQLGVKGSEEMDIEALDLQDGHLWLVGSHSSVRKKPKGKGVAKDLARLATVEHQPARFMLARLPLPTKGRGKAPSKSGRAKKQDAVALEPSEGSRLVELLREDEHLGPFLVPAGAGAPPGALAIPSKDNGLDIEGLAVHGDRVFLGLRGPVLRGWAVLLEMAVEATGHGVLEPHHKKKGGWYRKHFLDLDGLGIRELSRHGNDLLILAGPTLPLDGTIRLYRLRNGLTLTRDSIHPQEPGGLEPLFDVPRSEKTDHAEGVALFSYFEPDDSVLIVYDSPARQRRYGPCGVLADVFRLF, encoded by the coding sequence ATGGAACAGCCCCAGCTCCTCGGCCGCCTGCTGCTGAAGTTCGACCACGGTGACGCCGCGGTACCCGAAGACCTGTCCGCCGCCGCGCGCGCCCCGGATGGCAGCGTCTGGGTGGCGTCCGACGAGCACGGGGTGCTGCACCGGCTCAGCCCCGAGGAGCCTCGCGTCTTCTCCCACCAGCAACGCCATGACGTGGCGGGCCAGCTGGGCGTGAAGGGCAGCGAGGAGATGGACATCGAAGCGCTCGACCTGCAGGACGGCCACCTGTGGCTCGTCGGCTCGCACAGCTCGGTGCGCAAGAAGCCCAAGGGCAAGGGCGTGGCGAAGGACCTGGCCCGGCTGGCCACCGTGGAGCACCAGCCCGCGCGCTTCATGCTGGCGCGCCTGCCCCTGCCCACGAAGGGCAGGGGGAAGGCCCCCTCGAAGAGCGGGCGCGCGAAGAAGCAGGACGCGGTGGCGCTCGAGCCGTCCGAGGGCAGCCGGCTGGTGGAGCTGCTGCGGGAGGACGAGCACCTGGGGCCCTTCCTCGTTCCAGCGGGCGCGGGCGCGCCTCCCGGTGCGCTGGCCATTCCCAGCAAGGACAACGGCCTGGACATCGAGGGGCTCGCGGTACACGGCGACCGCGTCTTCCTCGGGCTGCGCGGCCCGGTGCTGCGCGGCTGGGCGGTGCTGCTGGAAATGGCGGTGGAGGCCACCGGCCACGGCGTCCTCGAGCCCCACCACAAGAAGAAGGGCGGCTGGTACCGCAAGCACTTCCTCGACCTGGACGGCCTGGGCATCCGCGAGCTGAGCCGGCACGGGAATGATTTGCTCATCCTCGCCGGGCCCACGCTGCCGCTGGACGGCACCATCCGCCTCTACCGGCTGCGCAACGGCCTGACTCTCACCCGGGACTCCATCCACCCGCAGGAGCCGGGTGGACTGGAGCCGCTCTTCGACGTGCCCCGCTCGGAGAAGACGGACCACGCCGAGGGCGTGGCCCTGTTCTCCTACTTCGAGCCGGATGACTCGGTGCTCATCGTCTACGACTCGCCCGCCAGGCAGCGCCGCTACGGACCGTGCGGCGTGCTGGCGGACGTGTTCCGGTTGTTCTGA
- a CDS encoding CHAT domain-containing protein, protein MSAPEPMDIHDQVHAFADGELSPEEADVFRAHLGTCAQCQEDLNDILQLQALGGRLGEMEAQPVRLTHPHQDAAPSRAFRPAWSRRGNRVAALALAGSLAAVLAVVVLRSPDGVPQEGHDVMALAPTRSMEARLSWSGASAHRPYGVLRSGDERPRELVPLQQLAKLEEAGDLHGLATGHLLRGERDQAAEYLQRAPASPDVDSDRAVVALTKGELEEALILLDGVLEKHPQHPEALWNRALVLRELGLDALAADAFDAVAGLREPGWAEEAKERAAALRRRLEVQRGTWDEAQKAGKALATDGTPFPEGLARAVPGSARNSLYSALWAAPSADAVKALLPLARVLDAHYGGDTLERRVSHVAGLDFKRRGPLAERYRQVVLGTFDASGLDAYVRELEASGNSDFLLAVLPLTGQLPARLPEYEKAAKALGDPWFTLNVEREAARAEFARGDLAGAEARLLRALPACRAAKADYRCGQMEYVLGHIYTEEHRLVEAREHAVAGLQLARQAQEWTQQSDLLMVLGNVARYRNAFALARAYLGEQAARDGRCAARRQVQEGLAAMQVFALHPKQAREELEHAPACDVPFFINGAFVQADLSRLDPRPGDVEALRDGLRKLESSGLLRPGERALATHVEGRAVIEKNPEEGRALLRKAIAEGNRLGSEDPVAWKARAYSYSSLILDAGKAQDWAGALALFAEESGAGAPERCELGVEVHDERTLVAAKGPGGELLGHFDSSRRSPDFDVTKLVPQSVVAALKPCEHVRVFARYAVHGQAGLLPPELAWSYHTGAKRTAPAVTAARPLVVHDVDAPASLNLPRLRSWELSGTASPRRVELTGSAATPSRLLAELADATEVEIHAHGLVNLGVSDASLLVMAPEADGRYALTAGEVRRQKLKGAPVVVLGACQAARTAPYLHAPWSLPVAFAEAGARAVLASPIDIPDAEAGPFFERVMERIRAGAPAASALRDERMRALGARPDSWVKTVVVFE, encoded by the coding sequence ATGAGCGCGCCGGAGCCCATGGACATCCACGACCAGGTCCACGCCTTCGCGGACGGCGAGCTGTCCCCGGAGGAGGCGGACGTGTTCCGCGCCCACCTGGGCACCTGCGCGCAGTGCCAGGAGGACCTGAACGACATCCTCCAGCTCCAGGCCCTCGGGGGGCGGCTGGGCGAAATGGAAGCGCAGCCGGTGCGGCTGACGCACCCGCACCAGGACGCCGCGCCCTCGCGGGCCTTCCGTCCCGCGTGGAGCCGCCGGGGCAACCGGGTGGCGGCGCTGGCCCTGGCGGGCTCGCTGGCCGCGGTGCTCGCGGTGGTGGTGCTGCGCTCGCCGGACGGGGTGCCCCAGGAAGGGCACGACGTGATGGCGCTGGCGCCCACGCGCTCCATGGAGGCGCGGCTGAGCTGGTCCGGCGCCAGCGCGCACCGGCCCTACGGCGTGCTGCGCTCCGGCGACGAGCGCCCGAGGGAGCTGGTGCCGCTGCAGCAACTGGCGAAGCTCGAGGAGGCGGGGGACCTCCACGGGCTGGCGACAGGGCACCTCTTGCGCGGTGAGCGGGACCAGGCCGCGGAGTACCTCCAGCGCGCGCCGGCCTCGCCGGACGTGGACAGCGACAGGGCCGTGGTGGCGCTGACGAAGGGGGAGCTGGAGGAGGCCCTCATCCTGCTGGACGGCGTGCTGGAGAAGCACCCCCAGCACCCGGAGGCGCTGTGGAACCGGGCGCTCGTGCTGCGCGAGCTGGGCCTGGACGCGCTGGCGGCCGACGCGTTCGACGCGGTGGCGGGCCTGCGCGAGCCGGGCTGGGCGGAGGAGGCGAAGGAGCGCGCGGCGGCGCTGCGCCGCCGACTGGAGGTCCAGCGCGGCACGTGGGACGAGGCGCAGAAGGCCGGCAAGGCGTTGGCCACCGACGGCACGCCCTTCCCGGAGGGCCTGGCCCGCGCGGTGCCGGGCTCGGCGCGCAATTCGCTCTACTCGGCCCTGTGGGCGGCGCCGTCCGCGGACGCCGTGAAGGCGCTGCTGCCGCTGGCGCGCGTGCTGGACGCGCACTACGGCGGGGACACGCTGGAGCGCCGCGTCTCCCACGTGGCCGGCCTGGACTTCAAGCGCCGGGGCCCGCTGGCGGAGCGCTACCGTCAGGTGGTGCTGGGGACCTTCGACGCCTCGGGGCTGGACGCGTACGTGCGCGAGCTGGAGGCCTCCGGCAACTCCGACTTCCTGCTGGCCGTGCTCCCGCTGACGGGCCAGCTCCCGGCGCGGTTGCCCGAGTACGAGAAGGCCGCGAAGGCGCTGGGGGACCCGTGGTTCACGCTCAACGTGGAGCGCGAGGCGGCCCGGGCGGAGTTCGCGCGGGGCGACCTGGCCGGCGCCGAGGCGCGGCTGTTGCGCGCGCTGCCGGCGTGCCGCGCGGCGAAGGCGGACTACCGTTGTGGGCAGATGGAGTACGTGCTCGGCCACATCTACACGGAGGAGCACCGGCTGGTGGAGGCGCGCGAGCATGCGGTGGCGGGCCTCCAGCTGGCGCGGCAGGCGCAGGAGTGGACGCAGCAGTCGGACCTGCTGATGGTGCTGGGCAACGTGGCGCGCTACCGCAACGCCTTCGCGCTGGCCCGGGCGTACCTGGGCGAGCAGGCCGCGCGCGACGGCCGGTGCGCCGCCCGGCGCCAGGTGCAGGAGGGGCTGGCGGCGATGCAGGTCTTCGCCCTGCACCCGAAGCAGGCGCGCGAGGAGCTGGAGCACGCCCCCGCGTGTGACGTGCCCTTCTTCATCAACGGCGCCTTCGTGCAGGCGGACCTTTCCCGGTTGGACCCTCGCCCGGGCGACGTGGAGGCGCTGCGCGACGGCCTGCGCAAGCTGGAGTCCTCCGGCCTGCTGCGCCCCGGTGAGCGCGCGCTGGCCACCCACGTCGAGGGCCGCGCCGTCATCGAGAAGAATCCCGAGGAGGGCCGCGCGCTGCTGCGCAAGGCCATTGCCGAGGGCAACCGGCTGGGCTCCGAGGACCCGGTGGCCTGGAAGGCGCGGGCGTACAGCTACTCGTCGCTCATCCTGGACGCGGGCAAGGCGCAGGACTGGGCCGGGGCGTTGGCCCTCTTCGCGGAGGAGTCCGGTGCCGGTGCTCCGGAGCGCTGCGAGCTGGGCGTGGAGGTGCACGACGAGCGCACCCTGGTGGCGGCGAAGGGGCCGGGCGGGGAGCTCTTGGGCCACTTCGACTCGAGCCGCCGCTCGCCGGACTTCGACGTGACGAAGCTGGTGCCGCAGTCGGTGGTGGCGGCGCTGAAGCCCTGCGAGCACGTGCGCGTCTTCGCCCGCTACGCCGTCCACGGGCAGGCCGGCCTGCTGCCGCCGGAGCTGGCGTGGAGCTACCACACGGGCGCGAAGCGGACGGCGCCGGCGGTGACGGCCGCGCGGCCCCTGGTGGTGCACGACGTGGATGCGCCGGCCTCGCTGAACCTTCCCCGGCTGCGCAGCTGGGAGCTGTCGGGCACGGCCTCACCCCGCCGGGTGGAATTGACGGGCTCCGCGGCCACGCCGTCGCGGCTGCTGGCGGAGCTGGCGGACGCCACCGAGGTGGAAATCCACGCCCATGGCCTGGTGAACCTCGGCGTGTCGGACGCGTCGCTGCTGGTGATGGCGCCGGAGGCGGACGGCCGCTACGCGCTCACCGCCGGTGAGGTGCGCAGGCAGAAGCTGAAGGGCGCGCCGGTGGTGGTGCTCGGCGCCTGCCAGGCCGCGCGGACGGCGCCATACCTCCACGCGCCGTGGAGCCTCCCCGTCGCCTTCGCCGAGGCGGGCGCACGCGCCGTCCTCGCCTCGCCCATCGACATCCCGGACGCAGAGGCCGGGCCCTTCTTCGAGCGGGTCATGGAGCGCATCCGCGCTGGCGCACCCGCCGCCAGCGCACTCCGGGACGAGCGCATGCGTGCCCTGGGCGCGCGCCCCGACAGCTGGGTGAAGACAGTGGTCGTCTTCGAGTAG
- a CDS encoding RNA polymerase sigma factor, which yields MDAFALQPSSLFSRLLLKPSLTGQERTGQPAPRVESRPPSSPTLDSRWFAAFAREHEAALHATALRLCGNATDARDLVQDTFERGLRNLARYKVGTDGRAWLLTILHHLFIDRCRSRTRERRADVSAEDVEERIAAPEVEAAPAWAAISPEQLRDALEKIPEEFRTVYRMHALENRSYIEIAERLGIPKATVGTRLIRARRKLKELLMPTPEGGGEGT from the coding sequence ATGGATGCTTTCGCCCTGCAACCATCCTCGTTGTTCTCCCGCCTGCTGCTCAAGCCGAGCTTGACGGGGCAGGAGCGGACGGGTCAGCCTGCACCCCGAGTGGAAAGCAGGCCTCCTTCATCGCCGACCCTGGACAGCCGGTGGTTCGCGGCATTCGCCCGGGAGCATGAGGCGGCGCTGCATGCCACCGCCCTGCGCCTGTGTGGCAACGCCACCGACGCCAGGGACCTCGTCCAGGACACCTTCGAACGCGGTCTGCGCAACCTGGCCCGGTACAAGGTCGGCACCGACGGGCGCGCGTGGCTGCTCACCATCCTCCACCACCTGTTCATCGACCGTTGCCGCTCCCGCACGCGTGAGCGCCGCGCGGACGTGTCCGCCGAGGACGTGGAGGAGCGCATCGCCGCGCCGGAGGTGGAGGCCGCCCCCGCCTGGGCCGCCATCAGCCCGGAGCAACTGCGCGACGCGCTGGAGAAGATTCCGGAGGAGTTCCGCACGGTGTACCGGATGCATGCGCTGGAGAACCGCTCGTACATCGAAATCGCCGAGCGCCTCGGGATTCCGAAGGCCACCGTGGGCACCCGCCTCATCCGCGCGCGCCGCAAGCTGAAGGAGCTGTTGATGCCCACGCCCGAGGGTGGAGGGGAGGGCACATGA
- a CDS encoding TspO/MBR family protein — METTTQEPTTRTVPGPVKRTALNPTLRTESVVALGTFGALTVGAAVLGGRQSSADSLWYKRLRKPAFQPSPKVFAPVWTVLYGLIALSGWRVWTAPAGARRSRALALWGVQLGLNAAWSWLFFGRHQPRRALADNLALLGSIGAYVATTRNVDRPAAWMVAPYLAWVGFANVLNAEIVRRNA, encoded by the coding sequence ATGGAGACGACGACGCAGGAGCCGACGACGCGGACGGTGCCGGGTCCGGTGAAGCGCACGGCCCTCAACCCCACGCTGCGCACGGAGTCGGTGGTGGCGCTGGGCACCTTCGGCGCGCTCACCGTGGGCGCGGCGGTGCTGGGCGGACGGCAGAGCTCCGCGGATTCGCTCTGGTACAAGCGCCTGCGCAAGCCCGCCTTCCAGCCGTCGCCAAAAGTATTCGCCCCGGTGTGGACGGTGCTGTACGGCCTCATCGCCCTCTCCGGGTGGCGCGTGTGGACGGCGCCCGCGGGGGCTCGACGCTCCAGGGCGCTGGCCCTGTGGGGCGTGCAGTTGGGCCTCAACGCCGCCTGGTCCTGGCTCTTCTTCGGCAGGCACCAGCCGCGCCGCGCGCTGGCGGACAACCTGGCCTTGCTGGGGAGCATCGGCGCCTATGTGGCCACCACGCGCAACGTGGACCGCCCGGCTGCCTGGATGGTGGCGCCCTACCTGGCCTGGGTGGGCTTCGCCAACGTGCTGAACGCCGAAATCGTCCGTCGCAACGCGTAG
- a CDS encoding DUF924 family protein → MASAEEVLGFWFGQPPDPILNPASARPRERWFSGDAAFDEECRRRFLAAHEAAASGALSAWCDEPRGCLALVLLLDQFPRNLFRGTPRAFATDALAREVSRQALARGLDLALPPVWRWFLYLPFEHSEEGHDQRLAVALFEMLALYHRDSREPLDYARRHREVIERFGRFPHRNVALGRPSTPEEERFLQEPGSSF, encoded by the coding sequence ATGGCGAGCGCGGAGGAAGTCCTCGGCTTCTGGTTCGGTCAACCACCGGACCCCATCCTCAACCCCGCCAGCGCCCGCCCCCGGGAGCGCTGGTTCTCAGGCGACGCGGCCTTCGACGAGGAGTGCCGCCGCCGCTTCCTGGCCGCCCACGAGGCCGCCGCCTCCGGAGCCCTGAGCGCCTGGTGCGATGAGCCGCGAGGCTGCCTCGCGCTGGTGCTGCTGCTGGACCAGTTCCCCCGCAACCTCTTCCGGGGCACACCCCGGGCCTTCGCCACGGACGCGCTCGCGCGCGAGGTGTCACGGCAGGCCCTGGCGCGCGGGCTGGACCTGGCGCTGCCGCCGGTGTGGCGGTGGTTCCTCTACCTTCCCTTCGAGCACAGCGAGGAGGGCCATGACCAGCGGCTGGCCGTGGCCCTCTTCGAGATGCTCGCCCTGTACCACCGGGACAGCCGCGAGCCGCTCGACTACGCCCGGCGACACCGGGAGGTCATCGAGCGCTTCGGCCGCTTCCCCCACCGCAACGTGGCGCTGGGGCGCCCGTCCACCCCGGAGGAAGAGCGCTTCCTCCAGGAGCCGGGCTCGTCCTTCTGA